The window aggaattacttttgggtttttagtacaattgaagattttccagacaattacatttgtttactttcaagttttattcgtaagttcaatacaaaatcCAATTATGCAatattcaatcttttattgttttcttgttgccatgagtagctaaacacctttactaaggttgtgaacccaaggataggtgttttgtgattgggattCTAATTGTTacatgcataatggattgttaggatttatttgttcttcgttttcttcatatagttagtggttgcaaacattagctaacgccataaactttggtttatttgggaaaataactagggtttggtaagaacaataacgagaactcaaggctttaaaccttgtttcataaattcacttaggaataagagaaatttacttgacataattaaccgttcttcatgcatactttcttatcttttgaaaaagcatagaaagaaataatatttttttattgggaaatagtctagattcacatagaggttaagtgcatccatacaaacgattcattagaagtatatcaagatcaagacccatgatcatacactttatctgacgggggcacaaccttggttctttttacccatatatttacaactttaaattttagtcgctttaaattagtccacaaaccaaaactctCATAAAACCTTTTTTatagaatacaccaggaccgcaagattagtataatacttgtttagtaaacttttcacaccatattctttgtgggattcgaccccaaccttattgagttactatatttgacatcatccgctttacgctattaaaaggtgtaatttgagcgtatcaaattttagcgctgttgccggggaatacggttttgaaattaatAAATAGTGTTTACTTTTCTTAAAGTCTTTGTCCTATTCCAACACACCTTAtttgctaccttgtaaaccaggtgatcatggtcAACAACGAACTTCCAGTCGACAACGTTTTGGCTGATGAATCAGAAGCAGATGAAAACTTTGCATTTGCAATAATTCATCCAAGGGTGACTGCTACTACTGTTAAGTTTGACCAATACCTTAATCATATGCttaaacaagagggatacttttggaatgcagtcgatgatgatCCTTAGCTACATATAACAAACATTCTGGAGGTATGTTCTTATCATATCCAAAGGCGTGTGACTCAAAAAGCTGTTCGGCTGAAACTTTTCAAAACATCTTTAGCCGGAGAAgcgagaaaatggttcacaaagcttCCCCGAAACTCTATTTTTtcatgggaagagatggtcaaagttcttctcaggaagtggtatctcccgagtaaaagagctgaaattcgtaattagatttacgagttcaaacaTAGTCATGGGGAGAAACTTTTTAAAtcttgggagaggtacaaagaataaTTGGATAGGAGTCCGAACCATGGTTTCCCAAATCACATTCTGAAGGAGAAGTTCTACagagggttggatcctatgacccaTGTAATAGCCAATAATGCTGCTGGCGGGTGTTTtatgaataagtcctatgctaatattactgatatacttgacCGACTGACTACACATAGTCAAGTATGGCATTCGAGTAATTCTGATGGGTTATCACTTGGGACACCATTGATCCAAAATATTGTGAAGGATAGCCAGGAGACGCAGCAAACATTGACATAGCTTGCCACTAATATCTCTTTACTGATGAATAGATTGGATGATAGAGAGGCGAAGAAGGTGAACGTTTatgaagatatctcaggcatgctGCCTGGAATGTACCAATGCCATGAGGGTACATATCAAGAGGGTCCCCCTTAGCAAAACCTTGGACAGTAAATGCGTGATCTTTCTAGAGAACAACATCTTGCTAAGAAAGGAGGACTTCCTAGTGATATtattccaaacccgaagaatggtGGTGGTGTGGAACATATTTTTTCTATTAGCACGAGGAGAAATAAAATATTTCAAAGTGCTGACAAGAAGGTGGTTGATCAAGATCCAATTAATGAGGAAAAAAAGGTGCAGCCTGATGTGCCTATTGTGGATAATAAGGTTCGTGGTGAAGAAAAAGTTGTTGATATTCCATAGGTTGCTGCTGATACAAAGAAACAGACGATAAAAGGGGATCTTCGCCATTTGACTAAGATGTACAAAgcaaaacctccctttcctcagaggttggccaagaagaatgatgatgctaagtgtcaaaagttctatgatcagttgaagtaGTTAAAGGTGAATTTTTCATTCTTAGATGTTGTGAAAGAGATGACCGGATTTGCTAAAtttgtgaaagacctgcttacGACGAAAAGGTTTGTTCAACAagagacagtgaatttaactcaCCGCATGAGTTCaattattgcttccaccacagttcagaagaagggagatctAGAGGAATTTACCATTCCGTGTGATATTTATCTTCATGTATTCGCtggtgctctgtgtgataatggggcgagtatcaaTCTAATGCCCCATGCTATTTTCAAGCAATTTGGATTGAGAATGcctagaccgacttctatgcGATTACAAATGGCGGACAGATCCATCAAGAAGCCAGCTGGGGTTATAGATGCTGTGTTAGtacaagtgggtaagttcatgttgcctgCTGATTTCATTATTCCGGATTGTGCGGTTGACAAATATATTTCCATCATCTTGGGAAGACATTCCTTGCCACGGGCAGAGCGCTTATggactctgaaaagaatgaaattaagttccgAGTAAATGGTGAAGAGGCGACTTTCCAAGCaagtaaggggatgaagttgccaagtgcttatgagagtatctcggttattgattcgtttgacGGGATTAATGATGCCgtcgaacataaaatggaagaagaaagtttaggAAAATCTCTTGCTGCTATTCTGGAAATTTTAGGAGAAGCTCTTGCTGTTATTCTGGTAAACTTTGATGCTTATGATATGAAGGGCTACGTGGAAACTATAAATGCGCTTGAGGGTCTGGGTTCTACCTCCCAAGAAAGCTTGATATTCACCTTACAAATAGAAAtactccaccagctaagccttTTATTGTTTagccaccaaagcttgagcttaagcagctcccagcaTACTTGAGGTATGCGTTCCTTAGTCCGAACAAGACATTTCCAATGATTGTTTCAGTATTACTGACTGAGGAACAGATTGAGTGATTAGTGGAGATTTTGCacgagtataggcgtgctattggttggaccataacCGATATTCGGGGTATTCCTTTTGGTATTTGTGAGAATAAAATTCAACTATAGGAGGACAACAAgccgagtgttgaacatcagcggagattgaaccaaaacatgcaagaggtcgtgaaaaaggagatcataaagtggttagatgctggggtagTGTACTCGATTGCAGACACCAAGTGGGTGAGTCTTGTTcaatgtgttccaaagaaaggaggtatcactgtggtgcctaatgcaaagaatgagttgattcccactcgtacagttactggatggcgtgtttgcatAGATTATAAGAAGTTGAATTCAGCCACGTGTAAAGAACACTTTCCCATGcctttcattgatcagatgcttgataggctagctgggaggtcttactattgtTTCTTAGATGGGTACTCTGGCTACAATCAGATTAACATTGCCTCGGATGATCAAGAGAAGatgactttcacttgtccttatgggacgtttgcgttcggccgaatgccctttgggttgtgtagTGCACCAACAACTTTTCAGAgttgcatgatgtcaatcttttctgacatggtagaatATTTCTTGGAgttgttcatggatgatttctttATTGTGGGTGATTCGTTTGACGATTGTCTcgaccatctgggtcaagtgcggaaaagatgtgaagagacaaatcttgtgctaaattgggagaagtgccactttatggtgaaggaagggattgacctcggtcacaaaatctctgaaaagggaattgaggtcgatcgagcaaagatagatgtaattgcaaaacttcctccacccatctcagtcaaagggGTCCGGAGTTTCTTGGGATATGCTAGGTTCTATAggtgcttcatcaaagatttctccaagattgcaaACTCAATGTGCAAgctcttgaaaaagaggctaagttaaggtattttgatgaattgaaggagtCTTACTTCTGCTCCTGTTATTGTTACTCCTGATTGGTCCCTgccttttgagttgatgtgtgatgcgagTGGTTTTGTGATTGGTGCTGTGCTTGGCCAGAGGcataataaaattatgcacccgatctactatACTAGTAGGACTCCTAATGCGGCGCAGATGAACTACACAgtgactgagcaagagctgcttgctatagtatatgcttttgagaaTTTTAGATCTTTTTTGTTGGGGTCCAAGGTTGGAAAATAAAGAAGCTAAGACACAATTGTTTCATTGGGCTCTTTTGTTGCAAGAGTTCATTTTGAGGTGAAAGATCGAAAAGGGTTCAAAAATCAGGTTGCTGatcatctctctaggcttgaggaaaCTGGGGTTCGCAGAAGAActtgttattgattatgcttttcCGGATGAGCAAGTTCTAGCCATGTCTATGCAAGTGGCACCTTGTTATGTGGATTTGGTTAATTGCTTGGTAACTGGTGTTATTCCTGACGAGATCAAATCTTAccagaaaaagaagtttttggAGATTCTGAAGGCTTGCGTTgatactattgggatgaaccatacTTTTTCAGAACTTAcgctgataacattattcggcGTTATGTTCCAGAGAGTGAGGTGTTGGAGATTCtgaaggcttgccacgactctccCGTTGGGGGACATCACAGTGGTACGAGGACTGGTGCGAAGGTCCTCGAATGTGTTTActattggcctactctctttcatgatgctaatttgatGGTACAGTTGTGTAATCAGTGCCAACGACAGGGGAATATTGGTAAGAGGCAAGAGTTTCCTATGAACTTTGTGATGGAAGTTGATGTGTTCGATGTCTAggggattgattttatggggccctttgtgAGCTCTTGTGGCATGAAGTACATCTTGCTGGCTATTTACTATGTttctaaatgggtagaagcggtggctttatctaataatgaagccaagagtgtcatgggattcttgaaaaaaGGACagttactcgttttggtaccccacgggcgataatcagtgatggtggttctcacttttgcaatagagccttTGCGGGAtagatggagaagtatggagtcaagcatagggtggcaaccccgtatcatcctcatacaagtgggcaagttgaagtctctaatcgggagatTAAGTGTATTTTGGCTAAATTGGTGAATGCAAACAGAAGTGACTGAGctcgcaagctcgatgatgctctatgggcttaccagattgctttcaagactccgattagGACTATgcctttcaagctagtttttggtaaAGCATGTCACCTGCCAGTTAACTTGAATATAAGGCCATGTGGGCATTGatgaaattgaacatgaattaggAAGAAacgaccaaactcaggttgttttaactcaatgagatggatgagttcagCTGTCAGGCTTACGAAAGTGCAGCATTATACAATGAGAGGATAAAGtagtatcatgacaagaaaatcctgaagcgggaattttacaagggtgatcctgtcctgctatttaattctagattgaagctGCTGCCAGGCAAATTAAAATCCAGGTGGTCAGGTCCTTTTAAAGTGGTAAGTGTTTCACCTCATGGAACGATTGAATTAAAGTCCGAAGATGGAACTCGGAAGCAATACCATGGTTGCATTGAGGGGGATAGAATTATCGATCGATACCGATTAAAGCATATGGGAACCAATCCTGACCCAGAGTAAAAATGGGCACCATTGTTgtgctgcgacgttaaatcaggcgtttcttgggaggcaacccaagtttaaatTTCTTTACTTTTGTTTTTTTATAGGTCTAGTCTTCGAACTGTTTAAAGGGTACTAAGTGCGCAGGAACTGAAACTCAGAAAACTAGCAAAGTGACAATAGAGCACAAAGACGGACCGTCGACATATCGACGGACCGTCAGTGTTTAAAGACGGTTTGTAGAGTTGGTAATCTTAGAGTTAGCAGTTGCTACTCTACAGGTATGTCAGTCGACGagtaagtcgacggaccgtcgacacgttgacGACACCGTCAATGTGCAAAGACGGTCTGCCTTTTTACTCATCAACAGgtgaatttttcttttttaatttttacaGTCGTTTttacgcaaagacgagtcatcgacatgtcgacgactcGCCCAAAAAAAAAGGTTTAGCAGAAGTTGCGTCTTTTATAAAACTAACGGGTagaattctattttttttaaaacacccAACAGTCCGCCTTTCACTCTGCCTCAACTTCTCCACTTTTCCATAATTCCCTCCTATTAATTCTTCCATAATCCTTCACCCATTAAAATCCCCAAAACCCTTCCTTCACTACCACTGCAATCCCCAACACCAAATGATTTTTTCTCTCAAATATTTTGGTAGTTTTACTCAAGTATTCTTCTAGTCCTTCTCGTAATCAGGTATGTAAAGTAGAATTCGACCTTTTTCTTAGTTTTGATTGGTGAAATCTGTTCGAAAATTGCAAAAACAAAACACACCTAGGGTTCCTAACTTGATGTATATATAGAATGGGAGCTAGGTTTGTGCATATACCATGATTAATTAAGTTGGGTTGTGTTAATTGGGTTGGGGgtatgatatatgtgatgttGAATGCAAAGGGTAGAAATCATGACCTAGGGTGTGTACTTGTTGAATGAAATTCATGCTTAAACTTGAAATATTTTGAAATTGTTGGATGGGGGAAGGGAATTTGGTATGTCTGCTATTAGTAGGACTCGTGGGGAAGAGAATATTGTACCCGTATTGAGTCAGCGGGCATTTTGATCCACAATTTGTGTTGATTCATTATGCCCTCCAATGGCTCGTAAAAGTGAGAATTCTGATAAACATGCAATTTGAGGAGTGAAGTCTGAGTAGCTCTAACGGGTTAGAGGGTATTTCGATTAAATTTTTTAGTTTGATATTGTTATACCCACCAAACAAAACCCGAGAAATTACTAAAGGTCAAAATGGTAAAAAATGAGGGTGAAGTCTGAATAACCCGAAGCCCCAAAACCCCAAAACCCCAATTTTGCAAAATAAATGAATAAGTGTTCTATGAATGATTGGCTTTAAATTGCATGAAAAACGAACCTGCAAACTTATAGTTTCTACTGCTAGGGCCGTGAACatgtcgacggcaccgtcgagctgttcgacggtccgtcgaagcacatcgacggtccgtcgaagcaCATCGACGGTCTGTAGGTCCAAACTTCATAGAACTgagtatactttttttttttctcttttgagTTTGATTTCACTTGTACAAGTTGACTAGGTTTTCGTTTTGATAATTACAGGCATGGCGCACCCAAGTTGACTACTATATGAGGGGGTGTTTCAAGGCAATCTCAAAGAACAACGAGAAGAAAGAGGCCAGTGGTGAGCCCACACTGCGAGATGAAGCCTCGGATGATGAGCTCGAGGTTATACCCGAGAGGAAGAATAGGGCTGCCGTTCCCGTTTGGAATAGGCAGGTCActgttgttacaccttggaaaatcccccgtacatgtacagtgaataggctaacagaggacatagcatatgcgatgttttgacgagtaagaaagagtattagatgaccctaaacgagaactcaaaaaaaaaaaaaaacataagaggCAGGgagagaaagttgttaaggaaagcaaagcCACATATTGTGTATTGGATAAGAATTTTGAGCAACAAGtttatgatggcataatgatgtcttagagacgagtaataacgcccctaagattgatattgagatgttaaacaagtgccaagaagattccataaggatgtcagatcaaacgagacgacgagaacgaaaacggaatcactgggcattatacggcccaacctacggaccgtataaattgtaccagccgtatgttgaaccgcataattggccaagaaggccaccagctactggaccaaacatacggccatatatacggttcgtataaatagtacgaaccgtatgtttggtccgtataacatggtcgtccAGCTTTTTAATTTAAGggacctctttcatttcattttcatttcactctcactcaacacttcaagaaacatctagaaccctctctactcttcaactacaagagaaatcaaaggaaaaccaagatcaacaacatcaaattcatgaaaacaaaagTGTGAAACCtaactaaagttcatcttcctcaaagaaaaccaaaagaggtgagatagggttttggtgctagaggagaaactccactcaagacttgttcaaccatcatctaaggtaagtttcatgatcatctcatgttgtttaaggtattggaaggttaagatacctgaattgtagaaaagcatagcaaatgggtcataaatgagtaaaTAGTGCCATGGGTGAATGGTAGTtgtattgaatcatg is drawn from Lycium barbarum isolate Lr01 chromosome 8, ASM1917538v2, whole genome shotgun sequence and contains these coding sequences:
- the LOC132607924 gene encoding uncharacterized protein LOC132607924, which codes for MTGFAKFVKDLLTTKRFVQQETVNLTHRMSSIIASTTVQKKGDLEEFTIPCDIYLHVFAGALCDNGASINLMPHAIFKQFGLRMPRPTSMRLQMADRSIKKPAGVIDAVLVQVGKFMLPADFIIPDCAVDKYISIILGRHSLPRAERLWTLKRMKLSSE